DNA from Variovorax sp. PBL-H6:
GCAGTTGCTCGCGCGCGCCGTCGAAGCGCAGCTGCAGCCAGCCCGCGTGGACACGCCCGCCCTGTGCGATGCGCAGCGTGCGCGCCAGCCGGGGCGTGCCGCCCACGTCGTCGATGATTTCGACGCCGCCCAGCGCGCGGCGCGCGAAGAACCCCAGCATGGCCGCGGCATCGTAGGGTGGCCGATAGCCCAGGCGCACGGCGACCGAGCCGCCGCCGTGCTCACCGGCCGCGCCGGCCCGCCGCAGCGCACTCGGATTCAGGCCGTAGTGCGAGACGAAGGCCGCGTTGAACCGGCGCACGCTGGCGAAGCCGCTGGCCAGCGCCACCTGCGTCATCGGCAGGCGCGTGTCCGCGATCAGCTGCTTGGCGGCCAGCAGGCGGCGCGTCTGCAGGTATTGCAGCGGCGACACGCCGAACTGCGCCTCGAAGATGCGGCGCAGGTGCCGGTCGCTCACGCCCAGGCGCTTGGCGATGCGGGCGGCGCCGGGGCCGTCCTCGGCCCAGGCGTCGGGCTCGTCGATCAGGCGGGCGGCCTGCAGGGCGAGGATGCGCGATGCATCTTCCGTGGACCAGCTCGCGGCCCGCGGCGCCAGCTCGGGCCGGCAGCGCAGGCAGGGGCGGAAGCCCGCAGCCTCGGCCTGGGCCGCATGCTGGAAGAAGCGGCAGTTCTCGCGCCGCGGCAGCTTGACACGGCAGACCGGCCGGCAGTACACGCCGGTGGAGGTCACGGCGGTGAAGAAGGAGCCGTCGAAGCGCGCGTCATGGGCCTTCATGGCCAGATAGCAGGCGTCGCTTTCGAGTCCTGCGGCGGGGGAGGCGTTCGAAGGGGGCATGCCTTGGATGATACGGAGCGCCACAGGCAGGAGTAGCCATTTCCGGACATCTGGCAGCAGGAGCGCATGCCTACAATGGTCTTCATTTTTCGCACTCATCCAAAGGGAAGCCCATGCAGCTCAGCGCATCGATCTTCAAGGCCTATGACATTCGCGGCGTCGTGCCCACCACGCTCGACGCGGAGGTTGCCGAGGCGCTCGGCAAGGCCTTCGGCAGCGCGGCGCGCGCGGCCGGCGAG
Protein-coding regions in this window:
- a CDS encoding DNA-3-methyladenine glycosylase 2 family protein, encoding MPPSNASPAAGLESDACYLAMKAHDARFDGSFFTAVTSTGVYCRPVCRVKLPRRENCRFFQHAAQAEAAGFRPCLRCRPELAPRAASWSTEDASRILALQAARLIDEPDAWAEDGPGAARIAKRLGVSDRHLRRIFEAQFGVSPLQYLQTRRLLAAKQLIADTRLPMTQVALASGFASVRRFNAAFVSHYGLNPSALRRAGAAGEHGGGSVAVRLGYRPPYDAAAMLGFFARRALGGVEIIDDVGGTPRLARTLRIAQGGRVHAGWLQLRFDGAREQLLLQVSDSLAAVLPTVISRVRAMLDLDAEPMAVNAALHASFPLGDGLRVPGTVDGFELAVRAVLGQQVTVAAARTMGTRLVQALGEPIATPVAGLERLFPTPAALAAASGDALGRLGIVRQRQSALIGLAKEVQEGRLALHAGADVPPTLAALQQLPGIGDWTAQYIAMRALRWPDAFPAGDVALQKALHVSSARAAAEASQAWRPWRSYAVLRAWHSPLPTGKSAAAPLEGVAA